The proteins below come from a single Drosophila teissieri strain GT53w chromosome 3L, Prin_Dtei_1.1, whole genome shotgun sequence genomic window:
- the LOC122617558 gene encoding ankyrin repeat domain-containing protein 11, with protein sequence MPPPRPKGIGFNTGATQPRSNSNTPMSERQQMALLIQMTANSSTDSSRTNLKKNECKKGDTETDEGSLNEKQEVLDTKDKSSAEESSNDGKTSDTNHQGTSGAKRCYSDIEEDYEESGEDVKKKKRKDSEHGKEVKGASLKLTSRVEKSSKLAATKGSPSANKSSASNAEKEQAETSKNVDIENETECSDDYKSNDSLYNGGLKVPPLKIVIPQQNCSIDTEGNVLRTGKVTASRNAALPYVVSSNSDSIDTVITNQSISPHESPQKSNSICSTALDDKNIKLFNDEKNLRVLRSSHRTGVTSVERSSNNSSPQMQSSSPSPASSNHANDPADVKLSYSNMTSSPIPQGHQFDQEAITNVPSPSTSSTSSSKDINPSNVELHPRKRKIRPKNTDDSSKNSNAADSGVNSEESHPHDHPFTNGFQMFLSIRRQIEKKWKSLYPVKPRPPQGYNEYLLTKKSYLLRRNAAISVPDIPRTVPQAMERIYQDQEKARRDLIEAHTVEREKLCMNVEQEIIRVHSKAARSISGQPAPYSVCTYLKDDEVYNMITPEQDEKEKSARCRFNGRLLLSWLQDVDDKWEKIKESMVLRHHNEAESLHAVQVMDWNIFAKRNRLCDNPIEVNLEHVPIVSVGDDFDTLPT encoded by the exons ATTCATCCCGCACCAATTTAAAGAAGAATGAATGCAAGAAAGGAGACACAGAGACTGATGAGGGCAGCCTGAATGAGAAGCAAGAGGTCCTGGACACGAAAGACAAATCTTCAGCGGAGGAAAGCAGTAACGATGGTAAAACCAGCGATACCAATCATCAGGGAACTTCGGGTGCCAAGCGCTGTTACTCAGACATAGAGGAGGACTACGAGGAATCTGGCGAGGACGTGAAGAAAAAGAAACGTAAGGACTCGGAGCATGGAAAGGAAGTGAAGGGTGCTTCCCTAAAACTCACCTCTCGCGTCGAGAAAAGTTCCAAGCTAGCTGCAACGAAGGGATCTCCATCAGCAAACAAAAGCAGTGCCTCTAATGCCGAAAAGGAGCAGGCGGAGACTAGTAAGAATGTAGACATTGAGAACGAAACAGAGTGCAGCGATGATTACAAGAGTAACGACAGCCTGTACAACGGAGGACTGAAAGTACCGCCATTGAAAATTGTGATTCCGCAACAGAACTGCTCAATCGACACCGAGGGCAATGTGCTTAGAACTGGCAAGGTGACAGCCTCCCGCAATGCCGCCCTGCCGTATGTGGTCAGCTCCAATAGCGATTCCATTGACACCGTCATAACCAATCAATCTATTAGCCCGCACGAAAGTCCACAGAAGAGCAACAGCATTTGCTCCACAGCCCTGGATGACAAGAATATAAAGCTCTTCAATGACGAAAAGAATCTGAGGGTCCTGCGAAGCTCTCATCGCACTGGAGTGACCAGTGTGGAGCGCAGTTCCAATAACTCCTCCCCGCAAATGCAGAGCAGCTCTCCATCACCAGCGTCATCCAATCATGCCAACGATCCTGCAGATGTAAAGCTCTCCTATAGCAACATGACTTCTAGTCCGATCCCACAAGGCCACCAGTTTGACCAGGAGGCAATCACCAATGTTCCGAGCCCGTCAACGTCGTCGACTTCGTCGTCCAAAGACATAAATCCCTCGAACGTGGAACTCCATCCGCGAAAGCGAAAGATTCGGCCCAAAAACACCGACGACAGTTCGAAGAACTCAAATGCGGCGGATTCCGGTGTCAACTCCGAAGAATCTCACCCCCATGACCATCCCTTCACCAATGGCTTCCAAATGTTCTTAAGCATCCGTCGTCAGATCGAAAAGAAGTGGAAAAGCTTGTATCCGGTGAAGCCAAGACCTCCGCAGGGATACAATGAGTATCTGCTGACAAAGAAATCGTACTTATTAAGGCGCAATGCTGCGATCTCAGTTCCGGACATTCCACGCACTGTTCCACAGGCCATGGAGAGGATCTATCAGGATCAGGAGAAGGCGAGACGGGACTTGATCGAAGCGCACACCGTGGAGAGGGAAAAACTATGCATGAACGTTGAGCAGGAGATAATACGGGTCCACTCGAAGGCGGCCAGGAGCATATCTGGACAGCCGGCGCCCTATTCCGTTTGCACATACTTGAAGGACGACGAGGTCTACAACATGATCACACCGGAGCAGgacgaaaaggaaaagagtGCTCGGTGCCGCTTTAATGGGCGATTGTTACTTAGCTGGTTGCAAGACGTCGATgataaatgggaaaaaatcaaG GAATCAATGGTGTTGCGGCATCATAACGAGGCGGAAAGTTTGCATGCCGTGCAGGTGATGGATTGGAATATATTCGCAAAACGAAATAGGCTATGTGACAACCCGATTGAAGTTAATTTGGAGCACGTTCCGATCGTTTCAGTTGGAGACGATTTTGACACATTGCCAACATAA